From one Humulus lupulus chromosome 8, drHumLupu1.1, whole genome shotgun sequence genomic stretch:
- the LOC133796275 gene encoding uncharacterized protein LOC133796275, whose protein sequence is MGDFNDILFSNERVGKRCTKSPTQDFRDCVEKCKLEDLKYSGIFYTWNNKQKTEDRVFSKLDRALVNSQWADCFQFLEANFLPEGCFDHSPILVSLYQDVISGRKPFRYFRMWKDADEFGERIAKSWQEGAYGTDMYKLTQLLGSEMQNRYRVKQCIINLGPKISELHSSRLETEYTAQEVKEAIFSILGLKSPGPDGFGSSFYQDNWDLVGSDVVSAVLSFLSSGRILKAINTTTITLIPKSSCPRSVSDFRPISCCNVIYKAASKVICSRLRQVLPDLIAKNQGGFVHGRYIAHNIMVCQDLVRLYGRSNCKSSCMIKIDLRKAYDTIEWGFIEEMLKAFDFPQTFLDLIMACVTTPMFSLLLNGSLQGFFASKRGLRQGDPISPLLFVLGLEYFSRIMCKVGSLPGFKYHNKCSNLKLNHLCFANDLLIFCNGDFVSIMLMLRGLKLFSSSSGLLPNSEKSAIYCHGMLDAVVDRVLAASGFSRSHLPFRAAGGLGFRRVHDWNLAAMGKYVWAIAMKKDNLFVKWINSVYLLNQNWWDYKCPTDCSWYWKRLVAVKDCSKAKISHDSFLSQRYNIKLGVNLLVCLLCGVDNEDIDHLFFKCTYSKRCLEAIKSWHHWNAQSINLNRLLHWISHAEHVSNTYKSMFFSFHAAIVYHIWRVRNDALWNHKLWQVHHTVSRIQNDCKFRLLSVFPCKASREDREFINRLI, encoded by the exons ATGGGGGACTTTAATGATATTCTGTTTAGTAATGAAAGAGTGGGAAAAAGATGTACTAAAAGTCCTACTCAAGATTTTCGAGATTGTGTGGAAAAGTGCAAATTGGAAGACCTGAAATATTCTGGGATTTTTTATACCTGGAATAATAAGCAAAAGACAGAGGATCGAGTTTTCTCTAAACTAGATCGAGCCTTGGTTAATTCTCAATGGGCAGACTGTTTTCAGTTTTTGGAGGCCAATTTCTTACCTGAGGGATGCTTTGATCACAGCCCCATCTTGGTCTCTCTATACCAGGATGTGATTAGTGGCAGAAAACCTTTTCGATACTTTCGAATGTGGAAGGATGCAGATGAATTTGGTGAACGAATTGCTAAGAGTTGGCAGGAAGGAGCTTATGGTACGGATATGTATAAGCTGACA CAGCTCCTTGGCTCTGAGATGCAGAACAGATACCGGGTGAAGCAATGTATTATCAATCTTGGGCCAAAAATTTCTGAGTTGCATTCCAGTAGACTTGAAACCGAGTACACAGCTCAGGAGGTCAAAGAAGCTATATTCTCTATCCTTGGTTTGAAATCTCCAGGCCCGGATGGTTTTGGAAGTAGTTTTTACCAAGACAACTGGGATTTGGTTGGATCTGATGTGGTATCTGCGGTTCTTTCTTTTTTGAGCTCAGGAAGAATTCTTAAGGCAATTAATACGACTACCATTACACTTATTCCTAAGAGCAGTTGTCCACGAAGTGTGAGTGATTTTCGGCCTATCTCGTGCTGCAATGTGATTTATAAGGCTGCATCGAAAGTGATTTGCTCGAGATTGAGACAAGTTTTGCCTGATTTAATTGCTAAAAACCAGGGGGGTTTTGTACATGGAAGATACATTGCCCATAATATCATGGTGTGTCAGGATTTGGTGAGATTATATGGGCGGAGCAATTGCAAATCTAGCTGTATGATAAAGATTGACTTAAGGAAAGCATATGACACAATAGAATGGGGGTTCATTGAAGAGATGCTCAAGGCTTTTGATTTTCCTCAAACTTTTTTAGATTTAATAATGGCGTGTGTAACAACCCCCATGTTTTCCTTGCTTCTCAATGGTTCTTTACAGGGGTTCTTTGCATCAAAAAGAGGACTTAGACAAGGGGATCCCATTTCCCCTTTGTTGTTTGTTCTTGGATTGGAATACTTTTCCCGAATTATGTGTAAGGTGGGATCTTTACCTGGGTTCAAGTACCATAATAAATGCTCAAATCTGAAGTTGAATCACTTATGTTTTGCGAACGACCTGCTTATTTTTTGTAATGGAGATTTTGTTTCAATTATGCTTATGTTGAGGGGCTTGAagttattctcttcttcttcgggTTTGCTCCCTAACTCTGAGAAATCTGCAATTTACTGTCATGGAATGCTTGATGCTGTAGTAGATCGAGTTCTGGCAGCTTCTGGTTTTTCTCGCAGCCACCTCCCGTTCAG GGCGGCTGGTGGCTTGGGTTTTCGGAGAGTACATGATTGGAATTTGGCTGCCATGGGGAAGTATGTTTGGGCAATTGCCATGAAGAAAGATAACCTTTTTGTCAAGTGGATTAATAGTGTCTATCTGCTGAATCAAAATTGGTGGGATTACAAGTGTCCCACGGATTGTAGTTGGTATTGGAAGCGTTTAGTTGCTGTGAAGGACTGTTCCAAAGCAAAAATCTCTCATGATTCCTTCTTGTCTCAGAGATATAATATCAAACTTGGTGTAAATCTGCTG GTCTGTTTGCTGTGTGGGGTAGATAATGAAGACATTGACCATCTCTTTTTCAAGTGTACATACAGCAAGAGGTGTTTAGAGGCTATCAAAAGCTGGCATCATTGGAATGCACAATCCATCAATCTTAACCGTCTCCTGCATTGGATTTCTCATGCCGAGCATGTGTCGAATACATATAAAAGCATGTTTTTCTCTTTTCATGCTGCGATAGTGTACCATATCTGGCGAGTAAGAAATGATGCGCTTTGGAACCACAAGCTGTGGCAAGTTCACCATACAGTTAGTAGAATTCAAAATGATTGTAAATTTCGTTTACTTAGTGTGTTTCCATGTAAAGCCTCTAGGGAAGATAGAGAGTTTATTAACAGATTGATTTGA
- the LOC133798680 gene encoding tropinone reductase-like 1: protein MSNALIALEGSASKNKRLEEKVAIITGGASGIGASAVKIFHENGASVVIADIQDELGQAMADKLGEKACYIHCDVSKEEDIRDLIDTTIAKHGKLDIMYNNAGVLDKPFGGILETTKSDLERVTNVNLVGALLGAKHASRVMIPQRKGCILFTASAATAIAGLSTSHPYTASKYAILGITRSLAAEVGEFGIRVNCVSPYAVVTGMSPTGEAGVAQVEEFLSEMGNLKGHILRAEDVAKAALYLASDEAQYVSGLNLVVDGGFSIVNPTLKSHL from the exons ATGAGCAACGCTCTAATTGCTTTAGAGGGTTCTGCATCAAAAAACAAAAG GTTAGAAGAGAAGGTAGCAATAATTACAGGTGGAGCAAGCGGGATCGGAGCAAGTGCGGTGAAAATATTCCATGAAAACGGAGCGAGTGTTGTTATCGCTGATATCCAAGACGAACTGGGTCAGGCCATGGCTGATAAGCTCGGAGAAAAGGCCTGTTACATCCACTGCGATGTGTCAAAGGAAGAAGATATCCGCGACCTCATCGACACTACCATTGCAAAGCACGGAAAACTCGACATAATGTACAACAACGCAGGCGTTCTCGACAAGCCATTTGGTGGGATTCTGGAGACCACAAAGTCGGATTTAGAGCGTGTAACAAACGTTAACTTAGTGGGAGCTTTGCTGGGAGCCAAGCACGCATCAAGGGTGATGATACCCCAGAGAAAAGGATGCATTCTGTTCACCGCAAGTGCTGCCACAGCCATCGCAGGACTCTCAACGTCTCATCCTTACACCGCGTCAAAGTACGCGATATTAGGGATAACTAGGAGCTTGGCGGCCGAAGTTGGCGAGTTTGGAATACGAGTGAACTGCGTCTCCCCTTACGCTGTTGTGACGGGCATGTCGCCTACTGGGGAAGCCGGCGTGGCGCAAGTAGAAGAGTTTTTGAGTGAAATGGGAAATCTGAAGGGACATATTCTGAGGGCTGAGGATGTGGCCAAAGCTGCACTCTATTTGGCTAGTGATGAAGCACAATACGTAAGTGGTCTTAACCTCGTGGTGGACGGTGGGTTTAGTATTGTCAATCCCACCTTAAAGTCACAcctataa